The sequence below is a genomic window from Actinomycetota bacterium.
GCTCTGCCGGCCAGCAGAAGTTCGACTTGACCCTCAACCTGCCCGCCTCCATCCCGGCCTGGATGAACTTGCCGGCCATAAAGGTGCTTGCGGGCAGGAACATCGAGATCCGGTCGAAGCTGCGCAGCGTCCGGTGAACCGTGAGCGATGTCGCCAATGCTGCGCTCGCCAATGCCGATCCGCGGTAGCAGCGGTAGACCACGCCTCTCCAGGGCACCTTTCCAAGGCACGCTTCGCACGGCCGCCCGGCGCGCAAGAAGGTGGCCGGCAGACAGTGCAACCGGAAGTTCTGCAGGTTCATGAGCCAGGGAGACTCGTCCGCCGTTCGAAGCACGGCCGGCGACAACTCCGGAAACAGGTTGTGGCAGTGGACGACGTCGGGATGATGGGCGTCGATCAGCGCGCGCACCCGACGGACCGCGTCGATGGACCAGACCGCGCGTGCCCCGGCGGCTGCGGCGGCGGCCGCTCCCTGCGCCCTTGCGACGGGATCCCAGACGGTCACGGAGTGACCGGCGGCGCGAAGCAGCTGCGCCTCATCGGCGACGATCCGGTTCTCCCCCGACATCGGACCGGACGAGTAGGTCGAATGCAGAACCAGGATTCTCATCGGGCTACACCGGGGTCGGTTGGTTTCGAGGCCCCCGCCGGGGTCTGTCTGCAGGCAGACCACCGTGAGCCTTCCCCTGTGCCTTCGAGCCCGGAGGTTCTTCCGCCTGAGACCACATGAGCTTGAGAAGCAGCACCGGCAGAAGCAGGGCCTGGGGAATCTCCCAGTAGTTCTCCTGGGCCCCCAGAAGCGCGATGAAGACCACCATCGCGCCTGCTCCCACGGACCACGCCAATGGCCCCGGCGAACGCGCCTGCTTGGCCAGCCGCAGCAAAGCCCACACCAGCGTCAGAACGACCAGGGCCACCGCCAGCAACCCGAACTCGGTGTACACGCTCAGCCACGAGTAGTACGGCTGCTGGCTGGACCCGTACCCGTAGTCACCCGCGCGCGCCGCTGCCAGCCACAGGTCCATCAGGAAACGGTCCTGAGGCTCGGAGATGTCCCCCCGGATGAAGGGCAGGGGCCGCGGGTTGAGTGGCCCGCCGAAGTACAGTCCGGTCCCGATCAGAGCAGCCCTGCTCGAGAACTGTCCCGGGCCGAGCCCCCACGCGATCATCGAGGGGTATTCCCGCGGCATCTGCGCAAGGGCCCGGGCAGTCACCGCCGACCGGGGGTCGCGGCCGGCCAGTTTCTCCTCGACGAGCAGTCTGATCGCCGCGGCATTTCTAGGCTGCGTCACCACGAACACCGAACCGATCGCAGCCAGCAGCACGAGGGCCGGAACGCTCTTGCGGAACCACCCGGTCGTCACCCTCGGAACCAGCAGCGCAGCGGCCAACATCGCTGTCATCGCAAAAAGAAGGACGTGGACGACAGATGCCAGCAGGAGCGCGACCGCCACGAGCGCGGCCATTCCCCATCCTTTCCGGAACAGCGTCGCGGAGGCGATGAGGAAGATGAACATCGACGCCATCGCGGCCGCAAAGATGGGGTTGGAGAAGGCCCGGTCGGGCTCCAGGGCCAGATCTATCGTCCCTTCAACATGGTCTCCCGCCGCCAGGTCGAAGCTGCGCGTGCGCGCGAACCCGTAGGCCGCCTGCACGAGCCCAACCGTCGCCTCGACCACGGCCACCACGACCACTGTTCGGAAGACACGTCTCAGCAGGACATTGCTGCGCAGGGAGACACCTCGGACCGAGGTGAGCCAGATGAAGCTGCCGTAAGTCAGGGGGGCCATAAAAGCCGCGGGCATGTTCATCTCGCCGTTGGCAAGGCCGTGGATGCTGATGACGCAGGCCCAGCCCGCGCCCCAGAGCGCCACGCTGCGCATCGGCCGGGAGTCGCCGCTTCTGATGGCGTACCAGCCGAGACTGATCAGGGGGGCGAAGTAGGCCAGAAGCTTCAGCGGCGACCAGACGATGACCGCGGCCAGGACGAAGGCTTCCAGGAACGCCCGCTGTGACCTGGTCAGAGCCTCCGCCGATGTCTCGCCGATCATGACCGGCTGCCCTCGAGGTACAGCTCTCGGTACGCCCCCGCGTTGGCGTCCCAGCCGAAACGCCGTTCCACCGCCGAGCGCGCTGCTTCGGAGAAGCGCTGCCTCATCGAGGGGTCCCAGTCGCCGACGTCCCTGATCACCTGCTCCCAGCGAGCCAGGTCGTGCGGCGGCAGCAGCCATCCCGTCTCGTCATGCCGGATGATTTCCGGCATCGAGCTCGACGGCTGCGCGACCACCGGCAGACCCATCGCCTGTGCCTCCAGGACCGACAGCGGCAATCCCTCGGTCTCGGAGGGAAAGACCATCAGTGCGGCAGCGGCCAGGACGTCCCGCACCACCCCCCGCGGTTGCAGACCCAGCCACCTGACGTTGGAAGCTCCGGCGAGGCGCCGGACCACGTCTGCGCCTTCCGAGCCGGGGCCGGCTCCCCCCAGCATCACGAATTGCCAGTCGGGCATCTGGTCGGCGAGCCGCAGAAAGACGTCCGGTCGCTTGCGCCTCTCCAGGGTCCCCACCCAGACGGCGAACGGCCGGTGAAGCTCCAGCCGGCTGACGGTCTCGGGTCGCACGGCAAGCTGGCAGAAGAAGGAGGTGTCCACGGCGTTGGGGATCACGGCGTCCACGGTGCGACCGTAGTGCTTCTTGATGCTCGCGGCCACGGCCTCGCTCACCGCACAGACGATGTGCGCCGACCGCACCGCTAGGTCTTCGGCCCTTACGTGCGGGTGCCAGGAAAACCTTTCGACCGAAGAGGTGTAGATGTGTCGGACTCGGCGACTGCGGAGCCTTACAGCGGCTACGGCGCCGATGCTCCTCCAGGTTGACGAGGCATGATGCACCACGTCGAAGCGCCGACTGGCTACATCTCCGATCGATGCAATGCTCATGTTTTCGCGTTCCCACAGGCCGCTTCCCAGCTCTGCATCCTCGGCCGTTTCAGGACCGGAGAACGAGAAGAACGATACGTCGGGGACGCGAACAGCGATCTCTCTGAGCTCCGTCGAGATGGCGTTGCGCCAACGGTCCAGATGGATGGGCATCAGAACGTCGACCATGCTCAGCGGTCCGACGCGGGGAGCCAGCGGCGCAACGACCTCTTGAGGAGACCATCGGACCACCACCACTTCCACACAGGAATGGCGATCGCTCTCGGCATCACCAGCAACAGCCGCCAGATGGCGATCTGCCTCCGGTCCCTAACCCTCTCCAGCTCACCAGCCGCGACCTGCTTTCCCGTCAGGAGGGCCTCGGCAAAGTCGAGCGACGCGCACTCGAGCCTCCACAGGGCCGGAAGGTCCACGGACACATGGTGGCGATCAGAGGCGAACTGGGCGCGATCGCCAAGGATCCTGCGCATCTCCTCCTTTGCCAGCCTCACCCCCTCCAGTGTCGGAGCTACTCCAGCGCCGGTCACGTTCCGCCCGTGCTGCCGGTAGCAGCCGAGCACCTTCTGCAGCGCTGCCACCGGCGCGAGGCTTGCTCCACGCTCCGCCAGCACGCGGTCCGCCAATGACCGGAACGCGACGGGCAGGGGAAAGACCTCGGTCGCTATCTCGCGCCTCATAGACAGGGCCGAGCAGGGCGGCAGGACCACCGACGAGTCTCCGTCCACCAGTCGCCGACCGGCCCATCCACCGCTCAGCCTTCGCGGGTAGGCATCGCGCAGGATCCGCTCGTCCAGTCCAACGACGCGCAGCGCATGCGTGACCATCCCAGCCTCAGGTTCCAGCCGGAGGCAGCGCGCAACCTCCTCCAGCTTCACTGGAAACCACCAATCGTCACTGTCCAGAAAGCAGAGCAGGTCTCCCTCGGCTGCCATCGCCGCCGCATTGAGCGCCCCGGCTTGGCCGGCGTTTGCCTGAAGGATCAGTCGTATGCGGCTGTCCGCGCCGGCCAGACGCCTCAGGATGCCCGGACTGGAGTCCGCGGATCCGTCGTCGCAGATGATCAGCTCCCAATTCGGGTAGGTCTGCTCGAGGACGCTCTGCACGGCGCGGTCGACGAAAGCGTCGTAGTTGTAATTGGTCATCACCACCGAAATCAGCGGGTCGCCCTGCAGCGGGTCGAGCCTCAGCGGTACGACTTGGGGCTTCATCTACCTAGCCGGCTCACAAGGGCTCCGGAGGGCCGGCCGGCAAGCCATTGCGCGAGGGCAGCAGACCCCTCCTCGCCAGGACAGCGATTGTCGCGACCGCGACCGCAGACTCCACCGCCACCACGGTGACGGCCATCCCACGATGGGCGAACAGAACCGACAACAGGACCCCTGCCGCAAGGTTGGATGCGGCGGCAGTCAGAATGATCCACATGAATTCGCGGTCCATGCCCATCGCGAGCATCCAATTGATCCCCAGGGCATTGCTCAACGCGATCGCAGGGAGCGCGGCAGCCAGGATCCTCAACACCACTGCCGACGAGGCATAGTCCGGCCCCAGAACGAACCTCA
It includes:
- a CDS encoding glycosyltransferase family 4 protein, producing MRILVLHSTYSSGPMSGENRIVADEAQLLRAAGHSVTVWDPVARAQGAAAAAAAGARAVWSIDAVRRVRALIDAHHPDVVHCHNLFPELSPAVLRTADESPWLMNLQNFRLHCLPATFLRAGRPCEACLGKVPWRGVVYRCYRGSALASAALATSLTVHRTLRSFDRISMFLPASTFMAGKFIQAGMEAGRLRVKSNFCWPAERRRGPGDYFLFLGRVTHEKGLDTLLKAWRPSFGRLVVAGDGPQMPELQRPDHVSFLGQVPPGRVADLISGARALCVPSRWYEGAPRVITEAYAAGVPVIGSRIGSIPEFIDGGVTGSLVDTDEVEQWTQALAELNRDETSMRLGEGALSAWSTRFSPEAGLADLEDCYRQARLVRQAV
- a CDS encoding glycosyltransferase family 4 protein gives rise to the protein MVDVLMPIHLDRWRNAISTELREIAVRVPDVSFFSFSGPETAEDAELGSGLWERENMSIASIGDVASRRFDVVHHASSTWRSIGAVAAVRLRSRRVRHIYTSSVERFSWHPHVRAEDLAVRSAHIVCAVSEAVAASIKKHYGRTVDAVIPNAVDTSFFCQLAVRPETVSRLELHRPFAVWVGTLERRKRPDVFLRLADQMPDWQFVMLGGAGPGSEGADVVRRLAGASNVRWLGLQPRGVVRDVLAAAALMVFPSETEGLPLSVLEAQAMGLPVVAQPSSSMPEIIRHDETGWLLPPHDLARWEQVIRDVGDWDPSMRQRFSEAARSAVERRFGWDANAGAYRELYLEGSRS
- a CDS encoding glycosyltransferase — protein: MKPQVVPLRLDPLQGDPLISVVMTNYNYDAFVDRAVQSVLEQTYPNWELIICDDGSADSSPGILRRLAGADSRIRLILQANAGQAGALNAAAMAAEGDLLCFLDSDDWWFPVKLEEVARCLRLEPEAGMVTHALRVVGLDERILRDAYPRRLSGGWAGRRLVDGDSSVVLPPCSALSMRREIATEVFPLPVAFRSLADRVLAERGASLAPVAALQKVLGCYRQHGRNVTGAGVAPTLEGVRLAKEEMRRILGDRAQFASDRHHVSVDLPALWRLECASLDFAEALLTGKQVAAGELERVRDRRQIAIWRLLLVMPRAIAIPVWKWWWSDGLLKRSLRRWLPASDR